One Massilia sp. 9096 genomic window carries:
- a CDS encoding superoxide dismutase, whose product MEHTLPPLPYAKDALQPTMSAETLEFHYGKHHQAYVTNLNNLIKGTEYENMPLEEIIKKSQGGVFNNSAQVWNHTFFWNCMTPNGSAPTGPVLDAINAKWGSFDKFKEEFQKSAVSNFGSGWTWLVKKTDGTVDIVNTSNAGTPLTTENKALLTCDVWEHAYYIDYRNARPKFVESWWNIVNWDFVNQNFA is encoded by the coding sequence CCGTATGCCAAGGACGCCCTCCAGCCGACGATGTCCGCTGAGACCCTGGAGTTCCACTACGGTAAGCATCACCAGGCTTACGTCACCAACCTGAACAATCTGATCAAGGGCACCGAGTACGAGAACATGCCCCTGGAAGAGATCATCAAGAAATCGCAGGGCGGCGTGTTCAACAACTCCGCCCAGGTGTGGAACCACACCTTCTTCTGGAACTGCATGACCCCGAACGGCAGCGCGCCGACCGGCCCGGTGCTGGACGCCATCAACGCCAAGTGGGGCTCGTTCGACAAGTTCAAGGAAGAGTTCCAGAAATCGGCCGTGAGCAACTTCGGCTCGGGCTGGACCTGGCTGGTCAAGAAAACCGACGGCACCGTCGACATCGTCAACACCTCGAACGCCGGCACCCCGCTGACCACCGAGAACAAGGCCCTGCTCACCTGCGACGTCTGGGAACACGCCTACTACATCGACTACCGCAACGCCCGTCCGAAGTTCGTCGAGTCGTGGTGGAACATCGTCAACTGGGACTTCGTGAACCAGAACTTCGCGTAA